Sequence from the Cucumis sativus cultivar 9930 chromosome 1, Cucumber_9930_V3, whole genome shotgun sequence genome:
TTCGGATCTTTCCAAACACAGCTTCGGAATGGAAATTTGACACCCAATAATGGAAGCCTTTAAATggttttcaattatatatatagagaacTACTTTCTAATTTAACGttgtttttagaataaaatactTCACAACTTGCCCCACTACTTGTTCTACATAAAATGTATCTAAAAATCATTACTATtcacttttataataatccatttatgtttatattacaaaataatcatACAATACGTCACACTTATTATTCTTTGCAACATTTTGAACCTCATTCAATTCCGATCATTAactaaggaaaaaaaaacacacttTAATATTTGGAAACCTGGtgtataataactttttaatcAACTATCTTATgggatatttgattttatgttgTATATTATAGTGCAAGactgaaattaaataataaagtaattataattggtAGAAATTTTAGGAATCcattgcaatttttcttttttttctttttttttttgtcaaattcaTCTCGATGCTAAACACAAGCTCTTAATCAGTCTGCTtctacaatttctttaaatatcaGAGCTTTTGGTTAGTTTGTGATATATGAgatgttttgaaatataataaaattagccaacttatttataaatatggtaaaaaaatgtttcaacctaattgaattatgACTGATTCCTGTTTGTggttaatttaaaactaattaatgttttaatgatatataacaaatatgattttatttactaataaatttaatattttgaatagttGATAGTGTAGAATTTGAAATAACGATTCTGATTCTTCTTAAATCACaaattgaagttaaaaaaaaagatatagcTGAATGAAAGgtttaagagaaaaatatcAGAAATGGTGGAGTGACGATTAAATCACCAAATTGGACCGATTAGAGAAAGAAGCTTAAAAATGTTTGGATTAGTGACCCGTGGGGTCTAAAGTTTGGCCTTCAATTTTGGTTtccttaaataaataaatcaatcaagtggattttaatttgcaaataaaagaaaaaaagaaggacCTACGATCACagtgagaaaattaaaaaataatattaattttagaaaaaataaagaaaaagtcaaaagTGACAGTTGGgtcattcttttaaattattattactattactaaatataataataataataataataataaaatgcaACCTAATGAATTTTCTAACTATATAGTCTTGTCCTCCTacttgtttgataaaatgtatataaaatcatacaataataatttttaattttcaaagcaTGATAGCTTGTGATGCCACCTACATTtcacttttataataatctccatttatgtttatataattacaaaacaatcATACAATACTTCACAACCTTTATTTTATAGTTActtgtatttgtttatttatacaaacatatatattttatgggtGTGGCTTTTATCATTCTAATTTTCCAACTTCACACTCCTTTTGACTTTTAAACccctttaattaatttcttcccatttttaaatctttcctattttgtttcaatttttaccCTAACTTTTAAGGGTGCATTTGGGAGGTCAGAATGTAATGTAGATTATgatgaaatgttaaaattaattgttgatATAGAATAAGATCGCTAAGCATAAGAACAACAATATAAAGAGTAAAAACATGGTTTTTCATTCATCCAAACACTGTAAAAGAGTGGCAAAACATTAGATTAAATATAAATGGGTCTTCTTCCAATAAAGAGATTCTGATTCAATAAATTGAAGCTATAGACGTATGGGAAGAACTAAACATTTTGAGCTCAACGGACCAGTGATAGAAGGCTTGCACTTAAAGCGGAAGCTTAATGGAATTAAGCTATAAAGGAAAAGCTCAACATTGGTCTCAacaggaaaagaaaacttggaTAAAAGACAGGGGCGAATTAAAGGCTTGCACAGCAAATCGGAAAAAAAAGCCTCATCATAGAAATTACGGATGGATTGGGAGTcaatgatatttgtttttcttattattctttGGGAAGACCTTTTCAACTAATTCAATTCTCATCATTGactatgaaaaaaaagaagactcCAAACAGTTTGTATAATTTCTTTCTCGGACAAAAAATTGgttgttaaaaaatgttttttacttcataaactttatgtttaaCAACTCTGGTTTGATTACGATTTTAAAACACTGATCGATGATATTCTCTCTTTAAACCCAATTAAACTCAGCAGTTTTGTTTAAGCACTACCAGAAGTACTTTTTGTAAgagttatttataaatttagaaatgagTGAATTGAGGACGAGTTTTCATGTTTGGAAacaatgatatataataactttttatcaTCTATCTTATGGGATATTTGCTTTTATGTTGTATAATATGGTGCAAGactagaatttaaaaataaagttattatgGTTGGTAGATATTTTAGGTACCCACtgcagtttttctttttgtcttttttttttaaaattcatttcgAGCTCCAAGTGTTTGTTGATTAATACACTCACTTTTAGTATTGAGGTGTGATGAGAATACTAAAGATGTGTCAATCTCGGTTCCACTTGGAAATTCCTCGTCCAAAAAATAACGTGTCAACCTAATTGAAATATCTCTCAATGCATCTCTCATTAATTcctttattggtttttttggtgcttaatctcaaattaattaatgttttaatgataacaaatatgattttatttactaataaatttaatattttgtgttAATTCTACCCACATTGCTCTCATTgctaaaaagaagaaatgctCTATTCCTTCTGATTACATGTCCATTAGTCTCACAACTGGTGTTTATAAACTCATTGCGAAAGTCTTGGCAGAAAGACTTAAAATAGTCCTCTCTGGTACAATATCAGAAAACCAGTTAGCCTTTATTGGAGGAAGGCAAATCACGGATGCAATCTTGATTGCAAATGAAGCTGTGGATTAttggaaaaggaagaaaaccaAAGGTTTTGTGATAAAGCTTGATATTGAGAAgacttttgataaaattaactGGGTCTTCGTTGACTTCATGCTTCTAAAGAAAGACTTCTCCCCATAATGGTGTAGATGGATTAAATCCTGTATCTCAAGTGTTCAGTACTCAATCCTTATGAATGGCAGACCAAGAGGAAGAATTAATCCAAGTAGGGGTATTCAACAAGGGGATCCAATTTCTCCTTTTATCTTTGTTCTTACCATGGATTATCTCTGTATCCTTATAAATTACCTGGAAAAGCATAATAAGATAAAAGGTGTAAGCTTCAATAGAAGCCAAAATCTCACATATCTCCTTTTTGCAGATGACATGCATTTTGCTATTTGTAGAAGATGACTAGGCCTCAATCGAAAATATGAGAAATGCTATAAGCCTCTTTGAATTGGCTTTTGGTCTCAACATAAACCTCAACAAATCCTCCATATCGCCTATATATTGTGATGCCAATAGAATAACTTGTGTGGCTGCAAATTGGGGTATACCCATAAGATTCCTTCCAATTCACTATTTGGGAGTGCCTCTTGGAAGCAAACCATCCTCCAGATTCTTCTGGTCCGAGACTACAGAGAAAATTCAGAAGAAAATCAATAGCTGGAAATATGTTAGTCTTTCTAGAGTTGGTAAAATCACACCCATAAATGCCACCTTATCCAGCATCCCAAATTATCATTTCTCTGTATTCAAAGCCCCCATCTCGATTTATAAGGATGTTGAGAAAAATTGGAGAAACTTTTTGTGGAGGCACacatatgaaaagaaaaacatcaaccttatCAAATGGTTGGTTGTGACAACTCCAGTCAGTAAGGGTGGCGTTGGAATCAGCAGTGTGGCAACTACAAACTTTGCTCTTCTTTGTAAATGCCTTTGGCGATTTTATGAGGAAGAAGATCCTCTCTGGAAGCATATCATTTTAGCAAAGTATGATCAATCTTTTTTGGGAGAACTTCTAACAAAAGGTAAATACAGGAGTTCAAATGCCCCATGGAGATCCATCATTAAAGGGCTTGACTGGGTTCTTCCTAAGATCatatggaaaataaataagggtaattctctctctttccggCATAGCATGTGGCACGAAAACAGTCCTTTTTCACTACACAGTCCCAGACTATACGCTCTAACCACCAGAAAAGAGTATTCCATATCTGAGATGTGGGACAATAGCAAGACGGATTGGGATCTTTATCCACGAAGACGGTTGAGAAGTGTTGAAGAAGCATGTTATTATCCTTCATTTAGTGGCTGCCACCTTATGGAATATTTGgaatgaaagaaatagaataatttttaaagaagaggaaaaatcCTTGATTTCAGTGTGGGAAGATATACAAGCCACAACCGGCCTTTGGACAAGCCGATGTTCACTATTTAGAAATTATTCGGCCTCCtctattgttttaaatttagatgCCTTTATCTAATGGGGTTCTAGGGGCTTCTCTCTAGCCCTTTTTGTTCTCTCCTACTTCATGTACTAAACTCTTATTCATTAATGAAGCGGGAATGATAAGggtgctaagggggtgtccACCTAGTGGAGATATCCTGGTGCAGCTACTGACCcaacttatattttaaaaaaaatatatatattttttaaatagttcaTGGCGTAGCAGCATAGAATTTGAGACAACAATTTTGACTCCTCTTAAATCACAAACAAATGGGAgtttaaaagaataagataAGATAAAGGTGAAAGAAAGCATACTAGAGATGGTAGAATGGCCATTAAATCACCAAATTGGACAAATTAGAGAAAGTCCCTTAGATGTTTGGATTAGTACTGACCCATGGGGTCTTAAGTTTGCCCTTGAATTTTGGTTtccttaaataaataaataaataaaattcaagtgGATTTTAACTtgcaaataaaagaaaagggacCTAACGGTCACACtcagaaaatttaaaaaaaaaaaaatcatattgattttcaaaaagaaaaagtccGAAGTGACCGTTGGGTCACttttaagagttttttttttttttttcttttaaattactattattattattattattattattatatagatatataaaagtttattttgttttacctCTCAATAATCTTATGgtcccaaattaaaaactCAGTTTTTTCCTCacaatttcatctctttttatACTTCAATCTTTCCAAAGTTTTCCAAGAGAGATGACAATGAGGAGGGAGGAGGAAGGAGGAAGGGAGGACAGAGAAACCATCGATATCCccaaataaaattgatgtaattcaagtctgaatttaatttctcaaaatgaaTTCTCTGCCAATTATGGCTAAGATAAGGGGTATTTATTGAGAACTTGTAAGTAGTTACAATTAGTTGAAATAACTGTTTATGAAACAGCCTTAACTGTTAAACAGTTTAACTGTTTAAACTGTTTTACTAACTAACTACAGCTGTTTAACCATAGCTTTATTCTATATTAcatcaaaaatatttatttaataaattaaaatgagcTAAGTTGGCAAACTCTTAAggaaaccaaaattttattttaaaaaattctatttctgTGTgcaaactaatattttaaatccatcgttaaaagaatataattgtTAGGCAAGtagtgtatatatttattcagAAATACATCTGTTCATGTCCCACGTTCCACTAATTATAAACAACttccatatatattattcaaagCTCCATAATTCTTTTGAGTGTcttacaaacttttttttgacAGTTCTGAGGAGGCCGTTATGGTAAGCTCAGGGCAGACTTCCCATACCGAAGACGATGATATTTCTTCAGACtcaaatggagaagaagaaccAACCACTCCTCTAACACCTCAAAGCCCGAATGCTCCTCCGGCTGCTGAAGTCGTCGTCGATATAGACGATGGAGAAGGAGATGGAGATCAAGGAcatggagaaggagaagaaggagaaggagaagatgaagatgaggAAGAGCAAGAGAACGaggacgaagaagaagaaagcaatAGCGATGCCATGCCCCGGTCTTCCATGGAAGGCAATCGGTCCCATACTGGAACCCCAACACCAGATGGCTCACATAATACAACAGATTCAAGCAGTGACGGTGGAGTAGAGCCTGAACCCAATCCCAATCCAAATCCACCGGCGGAAAATCAGTCTTCAATTCTGTACAACAGTATGTTCATCCATTCTATACATCTAATCTCTGTTCCTTCATAaatctctcctttttttttttttttactttacatTCTTCAATTTACAATCCCGTCCCTAAGattataatttcaaactcTCACctattattaaagaaaatttccaATACTCCATACTCTAAATTTCCATTAATTttacctaaataaaaaaaatgtaattacaTTATTAACATTTCTAGTTATGATAATGATGTGCataagaactttttttttaatggtaaaTACAACCgaatttatttagtaataaACTCGGATAGACTCTTATTAGCGATATAGTCTATTATGAATAAGTTatcataaattcttttttgttatatttttcctttttatttgtatCATAAGTACTTTAAGATTAATGGCtatatttaccattttcatgaaaagaatatatatttttttcaaaacaaagcTACTTGACTTTGTATAGTTCTTAAATAAAGAGAATGTGAGGGGTagttgagagagaaagggtaaaagacaaaaacttaaagaaaagaaaaaccaattttaatttttaataatttcaatataaaaataatagttacTTTTGTCTCATAACCAActaataaatgttatttaaatatattttaaattttttattttttaacaataaattgcagttaatatatgtttcttcacataaacaaactttaaaatttggatattAACATAGAATTGTTTTGgaatatagaaaaaaactaaaatatttataaaattagcAAAATGTTAATAGTAGACATTCACTAATCTAGTCTATGATGTTTCActatttttatgaataatatatagttttttttttttagttttatcaaCTATGCctaaaaatcatttaaagtaatatacatacacattATTGGGTGTTGTGTTTGGACAGCACACAAGATAAGATAGGTGCTACTTGATGCACCTAGCTAGGTTTTTCCCACCTATAgaactattataattttgatattaattaagatatagATTAgtgtcttttgtttttgttgtattaTGGATGGGTTTGTATGTGCAgcgagaaagaaaaaaggattgCTTCCAGTACATGTTGTGTTATATCAATCTGCTATAAAGGGTGATTGGAAGACAGCCAAATCTATATTTGATGTAGATTCATCAGCAATCACTATGAAGATTACTGATGGAGAGGATACTCCTCTTCATATTGCTGCTGCTGCAAAACATATTTCATTCGTTGAAAATTTGGTTAAAGAATATTCCTCTCCATCTGACTTAGCTAtcaaaaatggaaatggagaTACTGCTCTTGCTTTCGCTGCTGCATCAGGAGTTGTACGAATCGCTAAAGTAATGGTTGACAATAATGCTGAACTTCCAAATCTTTATAATGCTAATAAACCATTCCCAGTTCTAATGGCTGTAGCTTACAAACGCAAAGAAATGGCTTCCTTCCTCCTCTCCAAGACTGACTTTCAAAagctaaataattttgaacaaattgAACTTCTCATTGCTGCCATCTCCAGTGATTACTAtggtattatatatatattgctttATCCATATCcttactttaattaattaaaatatcatccatataaaattaaatgttcttaattcatattatttcTGTCTCTTTCGTTTATTTCAGATATAGCATTAGATATTCTGACAAAGAAACCTGAATTAGCAAAGGCACGGATGGGTTTGAAAGAAACCGGTGGTAATTGGAGGTAATTTGGAAGAGAGATTTAAGAAAGAGCCTACTTTGTGTTATTAatcatttctatatatataaatatatatattttgactTGGTCGAGATGCTTTGACATCCCtcctattttatatatactagtTGCTACGGTGAGGATAGATTTTGTCCAACAAATTCATGATCTAGTGACTacaaatgttattaaaaattcCCTTTCTATTATACCATTGCTTCTATATTGCTTAACTAGCATGCGCTTTTGTAATCTTTTCACTTCCTTTTTAGCTTCTCTAATTCGCTCTGTACGTTTCCATCGATTAATGAGATTGCTTCTGGTCTTGGACTGTGATGAGATTGCTATAAAGGTGTCATCCTAGTTGAGAAGTTTTTGGTGCACTTATTGATCTCTCTTATCTTAtgaatattagaaaaataaaacaaatgtttATCTTGACTAGTCTTTACAGTTACACATTTTTCTGTTATGTTCCAGAGAATTCctataaatatgttttctaaAGTATCTAATTGGTGTAAGTTCTTTAGAATaatctaataattaatatctttAATGTTGGCTTTTGTTTAAACGGTCATACAACTTATccaaattaagtttatattttaacagTGAGAATCCAGAAGGTGAAACGGCTTTGCATATTCTATCTAGAAAGTCAGATGTAATTGGTAGCAGCAGCAATCTTAGCTTTTGGAGAAGACATATGAACTCTCGTAATACACATCAACTTAGCAtgcattttcatttgaatatGATACTGTAAATGAGTTTTGAAGCATTATTATATAATGATTTATATCTTTGTGTGCTTTGATTTGTTAGGCTTCAAgagattttacaaaaaagcTCATATGAAGACATTAGCCCATCAAACTGTTGAACGAATATGGAATTTTGTTGTCAAGAATCTTTCAAAACCCGACCTATACGATTTCATAAGAACTCCTTCAAGGTTATTGCACAATGCAGCAAGAGCTGGAAATGCTGAGTTCTTGATCATACTCATTAGCTCTTATCCTGATTTGATATGGAAAGTTGACGACCACGACAAAAGCATATTTCATATAGCAGTTGAAAATCGACAAGAAAGCGTGTTTAGTCTTATATATGAGATAGGAGGGCTCAGGGATTTTCTTGCCAATTATCACGATCATGAAAACAATTCCAACATGCTACACTTAGCTGGAAAGCTGGCGGCTCCATATCATTTGAGCAGAGTATCAGGGGCAGCTCTACAAATGCAAAGAGAGCTTTTGTGGTTCACGGTACGTCGTTTGATgcatagatttaaattttaagagcAATATTTGGATATGTTAgtgatataatttaattttcctttacCCCCTAGCATAAATGTTTAGGTGGAATTAGTGATTTAAGAGGATACATCTTGCATTGCATGCATCTGATgcatagatttaaattttaagagcAATATTTGGAtatgttagtgatatataatttaatttttctttacccaCTGGCTTAAATGTTTAGGTGGAATTAGTGATTTAAGAGGATACATCTTGCATTGCATgcatctatttttcttttgcatccCACTTGAAACTCAAAAAGAACTGATGATAAACTTTGATTGGATGACTGGGTATGCTGCAAAAAGATAGGTGTTATGTGGGATGGATATAGTTGCAATTCATACTTACATTCATTCTGGACTGCATTTATATTCTTTTGCGCAGCAAACTCCAACCACTTGgcagaaaaatataaaaaatatttaaaattaagaagaataaAGAGTTTTCCATGTGGTGAATTATGGTTGTACAATTAGATGATGTATATCTTTTTTCAGCTCATTGAATCATCCACCAACAGTTAGTCACTTGAcaaactgtttttttcttcttttggaatggattgaaagaagatgaatgtTGAATGTTACAAGGATGCGaatgctttttctttaatctctAATATAGTTATTGTTCAAGAATAATTGAAATGTTGTATTGTGTGAACTTGAAGGAAGTTGAGAAAATTGTTGTGTCCTCCTATCTTCAAATGAGAGCTACAATTCCACTACCTCCTCAAGCGGGAACAGAAGAAAACCGGTTTGATGAACTAACACCTCGTGAACTTTTCACAAAAGAGCACAAAAACCTATTAAAAGCCGGCGAGGAGTGGATGAAAAATACGGCAAACTCGTGCATGTTGGTGGCAACTCTAATTGCCACGGTGGTTTTCGCGGCAGCTTTCACAGTTCCAGGAGGCAATGACGATAAAAGTGGCACTCCAAATTTTCGACAGAATCCAGCCTTTACGGTGTTTGTTATATCAGATGTTGCAGCTTTGGTGCTTTCTACAACTTCTATACTCACATTTTTGTCCATTTTAACGTCTCGCTATGCAGAAGAAGATTTCTTGATGTCGTTGCCGCTCAAATTATTGTTCGGGTTAGTCACgttgtttctttctatatCATGCATGGTGGTGGCTTTCAGCGCAACCTTCTTTATTGCCTATGACAAAACAAAGCACAAGATTCCATTGGGCATTGCCATCGTTTCCATTGTTCCAGtaggttgtttttgtttgtttcacaCTAAACTCGTTGTGGATATATTTCGCTCGGGTTATTGGGctcaattttctttgaagaaacgCAAGAAAAGGCTATTTTAGTACAATTATTGTAAGACCCATTTTTGGTTCTTCAACAATTAACGTCTGGTTCTATGATGTGTGAAGtgaattattaaatttatttgattggaCAAtgtgttaatatttattaataaagatgtACTAGTTGTGGttgattttagttattttacgCAGCAATATGTATTGAGAAAGTCTTATGTAAAGTACTCCCTTTTGTATGGTGTGTGGTGTTGAGCACACATTGCTTGTGGCATTCCGAGTCACTTGGAAGATCTATGCAAGTTTTTGGGAGTCTAACATTGAACATTACTTTGAGGAGTTTCTCACACGAGGAGCCGACACATTGAGACGCAAGGTGAAACATAAAGCATATGATCTATGGAAAGACGAGATGAATTATTTCTTGTTCATATATCAAGTAGTTTAGGGGAGCTAAATGTTTATCATATAAAAGATAGTTGATTCTTGATAAGTTATATACTTCATCTATATAAAATGATGTTTTCAATTAGGTTAAAGACACCCCACACTTAGATATTATATCATCGAACTGGATACCAATGTGCTGATGTTCtattctatctttttcttcatgttcttACTTCAGTTATTAATAACTTGAACGTTAATTTAAGCCCTCAATTAATTAGGTGTgacttatttttgttaaagtgaaaaaaagagattaaacaaaagatttttttttttttatttaagaaaatgttagaGAAAACCATCtgaataaagaataaaaagtaaagatgACTGGAGAGATAaagtttggaaaaatatatagaaaactTAACTTTGATAATACCTTcgtgtgtttcttttttctttatttatttcattaaaaagggatttcttttttttttggtcaaaCTACTTGAAAGAGGAGGGcatttttctagaaaaagtttaaattagaTTATGGAAAAATAGACCTAGTGGGATTgtgattcatttttctttttatgtttcgataaaaaaaatacaagaaaaataattaaaatgtgtttgacATTGATGTCTCTTTCaagaatagtaaaatattttaaaattttgagttcTATCAgtgactatcagtgatagattataaatattttttaaaaggaatagttgcaaatttagccattaaattcaaaataattaagtatatagcaacattttaaaaaaattgcaaatatagcaaaatttgtcaaattctatcaatgatagagtctattactgatagatcatgttgtaaaaattggtgtatcaccgatagatcataTGAGTCTGtcagtgatacaagtctatagcgatagttttgctatatttgcaatttttttttaaatgttgctatatcattaattattattgctgaAATGGTCATCCATTataattaccctttttaaaatttgctatttttaaaaaaaattctttgatatacgtatttttaaatacaatattttaaaaagtcaatttctttatttttaaattttattttcacaaataatgaaattggAGAGatgaaactaatttttttttcactccattcaaagtaaatatgattagaaaaattatatcaaatgacaaaaacatttaga
This genomic interval carries:
- the LOC101213772 gene encoding ankyrin repeat-containing protein At5g02620-like, giving the protein MVSSGQTSHTEDDDISSDSNGEEEPTTPLTPQSPNAPPAAEVVVDIDDGEGDGDQGHGEGEEGEGEDEDEEEQENEDEEEESNSDAMPRSSMEGNRSHTGTPTPDGSHNTTDSSSDGGVEPEPNPNPNPPAENQSSILYNTRKKKGLLPVHVVLYQSAIKGDWKTAKSIFDVDSSAITMKITDGEDTPLHIAAAAKHISFVENLVKEYSSPSDLAIKNGNGDTALAFAAASGVVRIAKVMVDNNAELPNLYNANKPFPVLMAVAYKRKEMASFLLSKTDFQKLNNFEQIELLIAAISSDYYDIALDILTKKPELAKARMGLKETGGNWSENPEGETALHILSRKSDVIGSSSNLSFWRRHMNSRFKRFYKKAHMKTLAHQTVERIWNFVVKNLSKPDLYDFIRTPSRLLHNAARAGNAEFLIILISSYPDLIWKVDDHDKSIFHIAVENRQESVFSLIYEIGGLRDFLANYHDHENNSNMLHLAGKLAAPYHLSRVSGAALQMQRELLWFTEVEKIVVSSYLQMRATIPLPPQAGTEENRFDELTPRELFTKEHKNLLKAGEEWMKNTANSCMLVATLIATVVFAAAFTVPGGNDDKSGTPNFRQNPAFTVFVISDVAALVLSTTSILTFLSILTSRYAEEDFLMSLPLKLLFGLVTLFLSISCMVVAFSATFFIAYDKTKHKIPLGIAIVSIVPVGCFCLFHTKLVVDIFRSGYWAQFSLKKRKKRLF